Within Sardina pilchardus chromosome 21, fSarPil1.1, whole genome shotgun sequence, the genomic segment TTATACTCAAGCCAGCAGCTGTTCTGTTATGCATGGCATCTTACCATCAGAAACATTTCATTCTACAACAGCACCAAGTCATCAATTTGAGTCCTTTGTATCCTTGAGAATAGAGTGCCTCCTGGAAGCCTCAAACCTTTATCTactgtatgcatttaaatggtTTCCCCATTATGCAGATTTGGATATCTGCTCAAAGGTTTGCAGACAAAAAGCATGCCTTTACTATATTTACTACAccactgagtatgtgtgtgtgagtacagaatGAGTCAAAAACCTTTTCTGTGATACACTGTGTTTGGAGAGTTGTAGGCGGAAGCTCTGCAGACTAGAGGTTTCGAAAGGTGGACTGCAAGGGGGGTTTTTTTAGACCCATTTGTTTTTGTCGTTGTCAAATATAGAAAGGCAAAATAATGGTGACTTGCAACTCTTGCCATTGAAACCACAGTGGAAAATGTTCTTCTCTTTGGCCTGCAGCCTAATGCTTTGATACTGACATTGTCCTCTGATTTTTTTGTCAATGCCTTTGAACATATTCAAAGTAGAAGTTACAGATTTAATTCACTTTGCAACGCCCCTGGACATAGCCAATATATCACTTGACAGACCATTAAGCCATGCATTTTTGATAGTATTTTGCATTTGCACTTACTAAGACTAACAAATACACTGATCTCTATGTATTTGAATGCGCATTTAGTTTTTTTCCTGAAACACACTTTAATTAGGAAATaattgaattattattattcgtgttgctgttgttgttgttgttgttgttaaaaatatttaagaCAAAATAATAGGCCCACAAAAGTAATAAAAGAAGATGGAATGTTTTGACATATAATCTCTTCTTTGTTCCAGCACATGTATATGTATTTCAAGATTTGAACCCTGCAAGCACAGTTTTGGAATACATTTTTAATCAACAGAATAAACAAGAATACTATGTACAATATGTGAACAATAAAACAGGTTGTTTAAAAAATGAAGCTGCAACAGAATAACTTACACGGTCATATTTAAAATGTGGTTTTCACATAAAGGAAAGCAGAGGCAGGATCATGCATGGAAGAGACCAATCCTCGCTCACTCTCCATGTCCAACATTAGCATACACTTTGTCCGCAAGGTCCTTCTCTTTGCAACTTGCTTCTTGTTCCGGTTGCTTTTTCCACAGTGGAGACACATCATAGTACTCCAGTTCAATTATCTCGGCTAAAGAAGGGGGGGTTGAAACATTTAAAGGCTTTAAAATCATGCCCAATAATTCCGTCTGATTTCTAAATATGatatatttcagattttttttaatgaccatttggttttgtttgctatttgttttttgtttggttttgttttactAATCTATTCATTTTAAACTGGAGAATCCGTACTGGCTGCAGATAAGTTCCCCTCCCTGTGACCCATGTCCTCCTTACCATTCTCCTGTTCTGGTGGTCTTGTCAGGGTAGACACAACAGAGTTCTCTAGTTCAGTAGTCTCAGCtaaagaagggggagagaagtCATAATTATAGGGAGGAAAATGCAAAGAATGTCTGACTTtcatttcgttttttttttttaacaagaatTTCATCTGTTTTCCCATGTTTTTTGTCTATAAAAGTCAAAGTAGATTATTTTACACTGTCTTTGATCTCATTCATGTGTCGTTACACTTCGTTGTCTgacctggtttgtgtgtgtttgttctcctCTTGCAGGCATAGAGCACTCCCACAGCCCCACACAGCAGGATCACACTAAGACAAGCTGATGTTATATTCCTATTAGTGGACGTTGCAGGGCTTTGTTCACCTAGAGCTGTGAAGGTGGTGGATAAATACACTAACACTGACAGTATATAAACACTACATACTATTTTAAATAACATAATAATGATTCTTGTCTCATTTGTTCTTTACTATGTAATTTATACTGTGTTAATTCAATTAAACCATTAATACTTACAGATATTTGACCATTAAATGctttaataatgaaaaaaacataaagaTTACCGTGGATAATCATCTGAAATGCGATTTCTTTCAGACTTTCCCCTTCATTATCTCTGATGATCTCCACTCGATATGTTCCTGAGTCTCTTTCTGTTGCTGGGTTTATAGTTATAGTCCCATTCATAGCAGTAAAGTGCAATCTCTGTTTCACAGATGAACTGAAAGACTCATTGGAGAACAGAATATTGTTTTTGCTATATCTGAATATCCCTCTTTCACCATGCTGGGTTATTTGTTTAAATAGGAACCGATTCCCAGTGACATCAGGCATCAATTGTATATAAAGAGGTTCTCCTTGGACTCCAAAACATGAAGCAGATTTGATTAGGCCTACCTCACAGACATACTTATGACCTGTTAGTGGAGCCAAACAAAACAGATAGGTAATTATAACATATTTAAATTAGCCTATTCCGTTTTTGCTCTAAAACGAAGAAGCCATATTTTACATCAGCAGCAAGTTGTGACCAAGTGCAATATTTAACCTATATTTTGACAATATTTCACCCATTTTCATTGTTAACAAAAAAGTAGGCTGACATATACAATTCGAAACTGtattcattaatgacaaaaaaagaacaggTTCCCATTAGCTCTTACCATCTGAAACTCTTGATAACATCAGTATGAGAAGGACAAACATCATCTCTGTCTGCAACCGGACCTTTCACTTGCTCTCAGATGTGTGCTATGTTTAAAAAGAAACCTTTATATCTTTGTTGATGGCTTATTGTTAACCTCATTCCCAGAATGCAACTGTTCCGCTCTAAAGGTTGCAGGGGTGCAGAGAGGCTTTCATCAGACCCAGCCCTGAAGACGACAGTAGTCTATCTTGAGATAGTTGCTGGTTGACCAATATTCATGATATCTGGTCTCCGAGCAATGAGCAGTCAGTGGGAAATGCACACCATGTTGATCTGATCTTTCAGACTCTTCTACTGGTCCTCGAAGAACTAAGCTTTGACGATGGCTTTTCTTAATCAGATAATGCTGAGCAATGAATACTTTTGGCCGTATGCTCTGCCAAATAGAAGTGTATTTAAAAAGCATAACTTTGACAAACTATGTAGTGCAAAGTGCTACAAAATATGAGGGCTGCTCAGTCCTGTACATTCATTTCACTAGTATAAAATAACCACATGACATGGCATTACAGGGATAACTGTTACAAAAAGGCGAAATATTGCTAATTCTGAGTTCCCatagtgagggagagtgtgaagCTCAAATTCCTGCAGGAGTCTGAGGACTAGGCGGAAACAGATACATCCTGTCTCAACACAAGAAGGAAGCAttacaacaacacaagaggaagAAGATGGTTAAGTGAATTTATCACAGTCCAATGATTCACTCTCCACTTTCTTTAAACATTCACTCAGTGGCGCTGTGGCCATTGAAGCAGTGCAGATGTTTTAAAACTGATCACAGTTTTGATTCCCTCTTCTGTGCTATTTATGAGTGCCCTAATGTAATTTTTAATTACTTTTGtatcacatatacatacaccaAATGGCCATTAATttcaaagatgttttttttttttaactgagaaATGCTGCAAATTGTTTATGTAGAAATTATATGAACTTGAAATTGTGTTGCTGTACATTTCTTTTTATAATCAGCTGCATGTGAGTCAGTGGTACTGAATTCTATATGACGATATCTTTACTTCAGACAATGCCAGCTGTATTTGCTGCTTACATATTTACATTAAAGATGAGCAGGCACAACCTCTGTGGGAAGGTTTACTGGGAAGATGTCCATGCTAATCTAACTAATCTAAGATTACTTCTGTTGAAAATGATTTCCTGTACATTATCCATTATTTTTTCGTGTCAGAAGATTAGACAATATAATGGTATTTAAGTTCAACATAGgcagtgttggtcatcttactttaaaaaagtaattagttaccgttacaaattacttctgccaaaaagtaattgagttagt encodes:
- the LOC134069271 gene encoding uncharacterized protein LOC134069271 isoform X2 is translated as MMFVLLILMLSRVSDVQGEPLYIQLMPDVTGNRFLFKQITQHGERGIFRYSKNNILFSNESFSSSVKQRLHFTAMNGTITINPATERDSGTYRVEIIRDNEGESLKEIAFQMIIHALGEQSPATSTNRNITSACLSVILLCGAVGVLYACKRRTNTHKPAETTELENSVVSTLTRPPEQENAEIIELEYYDVSPLWKKQPEQEASCKEKDLADKVYANVGHGE
- the LOC134069271 gene encoding uncharacterized protein LOC134069271 isoform X1, with translation MMFVLLILMLSRVSDGHKYVCEVGLIKSASCFGVQGEPLYIQLMPDVTGNRFLFKQITQHGERGIFRYSKNNILFSNESFSSSVKQRLHFTAMNGTITINPATERDSGTYRVEIIRDNEGESLKEIAFQMIIHALGEQSPATSTNRNITSACLSVILLCGAVGVLYACKRRTNTHKPAETTELENSVVSTLTRPPEQENAEIIELEYYDVSPLWKKQPEQEASCKEKDLADKVYANVGHGE